The segment ACTCCACAGCAGAACCTTCCGCAGTCACTGCAGCAGAATAACGGACTCTCTCAGAACCTGTCACAGAGTGGCGATGGGAAGTCAAATATGTCTCAACCTTCAGAGAACACCGCCACGCACAGCTCTGAATTTTTAGCTGCTTTGCGAGAATTTTTTCCCTTCCTTAGAAATTACAGTTCCTCAGCCTGTCCACGGAGTAGTTTGTTTCCTTTAAATGCCTTTAGTAGAGGTTTCATCCCCCCAGACGCCACTTTGTCTCACCTCTATACTGGTTCTCCGTTGGTTTCCCTGCTTCCTCCTGCCACCTTGCTAGTCCCCTTTCCACTTGTTGTTCCTTTGCCAGTGCCTCTACCTATACCAATCCCAATCCCACCCTTTCCGGACTCCAGAGCAAATCATTCCATGAAAACAAGTAAAAGCACCCAGACCATAACAGAAGACATTCCAGTGTGTACCCACAACATAATGTCTGGCTATGATTTCCTGCAGTTACCAACTCAGCCTCCCCCTCCAGCTTCTCAGGAAGAAGTGCTTGACCTCACAGTTAAGGTTGTGCCAATTCAAACAAAGCAAGAAGCCCAGTTTTCTTTCTGTCAAGACAACGCTCTGGACCTTTCCATGGCGAACAAATCACGCCTCGAGCCAGGCAAAGACTCTAAGCTAAAACATCATGGAAGGAATTCAACGAATGAAGAATCAACAAAGCTGATCCTGCCCGTGAAGTGTCCGCAAACACGAGTGACCGGTCAGTCGAACGGCTACTCTGATGTGGGGTTTAGCATGCAGTACGGATGGACAACACAAgagcattttaaaaattatgccATAAAGTATTCAGGCCAAAATGGCAGAGTCATGACGCCAAAGCAGATACCAAGAGTGACTCGGTCTACCACGGACACGTCGGTCATGTTTTGTGAGAAGCTAGTAAGGCCACCACAGGGACAAGTTTTAAAGCGCAGAGTTGTCAAGCAAAAGAGAATGAACTCTCAGAATATAAATGTTCCTCCAATCAAAAAACAGGATTTGATGACATTTCTTCCGAGCAAGTTCTAGGAGTTCCCGATTCAGACATTGGATTGAGCTTTTGCAGGACCTCAGCCATCTCGGTTGCTTTCTTAGAACCGTAGCTGGGTTTAATTCTCAAAATGCCAGTTTCCTTGCAACCTGGCTGCATTGTTGGTCGTCTAGTCAGGCTACCTCACTTCAGCACCGATCTTAGATCAGCCATATCTGCCATATTTAAGCCCGCTGTCCTCATGTCCAACCCATGAACAGCAGAACCTTTCCCATTTACTGCAGCAGTACAGTGGAGTCTCTTAGAACCCGGCGGCGCCGTCGGAACGACGTCAGAATGGAGGGGAAATCAAATATGCACTAAATGGCCAaaggttgttttgtttgtttgttttctttttgagcTTGTGTTTTTGTGCAAGTACTTTAAAATCTCTTTTAGGTTTAGAAAAGCAAACTATTAGAGCTTAATCATATGAAATGACTTATATGCCATGCATTAGTTTTTAACGTATTCACTTACGCGTCAGCCCTAactcctgtttgtttgtttttttcttaactCGATATTTTCAGATTTCGAATTTGCAAGTTTGGAAAAGTATAAGGATATGTTTTCCAAGTTTTCTGGATTAGAGCATCTGCCATGTTTAGAATAGCTATAATCCGTTTCAAGTAGCGGTCACTGCAGGTGATCCATGGTGAAGGCCCAAGTTAAATAtcaatactactaatactatctATCTATTACAGTGAATCATTTAAGAAGTAAAACACGGCGTCAACGATATCattgtgaaattttattttaaaaggtgTACTGGAAATggctatatttttaaaaatgaggtCAAACATGAACCCTCTTTTCAAGTTTCGTTCCAGTGAAATATACGAAAGAAATGTGACCTTTTTTATGTGATGCAAGCAATTTACGCTGTTGTAgaaaagtatacaaataaatggAAACTTGAACCTGAGAATAACAGAAATGTAGAGATGCCCTAAGAACTAACAACACACGTATAAatgtataccttttttttttctttttctttttttttaaataaagaaaagcagCATTGTGCTCATTAAGATTGAAATAGCATCAAAACACAGAAatatgaaacaacaacaacaacaaaaagaaaatagcaaTAGATCACTTAGCATAAAATGACTGGGATTAGATTATCGTGACTGAGCTGAGAACTCGGTCACACGTGACGTCAGTGTGAAGTCTGATCATTGGTTTGGTGAAATGGTTCCCCTCATACGGATTTACAGTTCAGTTCTATGGTAGCAGGGTTAGGCTTGGAGAATTTCACCCCACCAACAATGTGCGTATCTGCGTGTACATTTCTCTGCCGATGAACTCACACCCCGGGGGTTATtcttaatgaatgaatcaatgcTTAATTTGGTATCCTTAAAGTACTATCCTATCTATGAAAAGGTccagtggtgtgtgtgattCCGACTGAAACCACCACAGATGTCTTCAGAAcctatttttgtaaacattaacCCGTATATAACTCGTATAAATAAGGATGATTGTATACAGACGTTTACGTcaattgaaaacattttgcTAAACTGTCTGATAAACGATGGCCTGATTTAACAagtggataaataaatgaaaaaagcaTAAAACATTGGCATCTTGAggagtaataaattaaaaaggagaaaaaaaagcagttgtTCCAGTATATTTAAACTGATTTGTGCTAACCCCCTCGACTTCATACTATATAATGAAACACGGATAGCTGCCTTTTATATGTTGATCAGGTCTTGCTGCAGTAAAAGCACTCCTGATTTAACAGTAGGAAATTtagtttaaatataattatagtaAACGGTTTTAGTGGTTATTTTATAACAGCTTTGTTCAATGTTACA is part of the Ictalurus punctatus breed USDA103 chromosome 27, Coco_2.0, whole genome shotgun sequence genome and harbors:
- the si:ch211-161f7.2 gene encoding retinoic acid-induced protein 2, whose product is MEGLQCEPCQFGGDETEAHKGAEVLEEHTLPPETWSKNSNTPTGPVHSSEVAVEDSTISIPYSEPLLGLILKTPASVQPVCFGGSPVMLPVEVQLAGEVDPQTIATPVITPTSDCIRLPVIFDQPHMQCLSCLSSCPITPQQNLPQSLQQNNGLSQNLSQSGDGKSNMSQPSENTATHSSEFLAALREFFPFLRNYSSSACPRSSLFPLNAFSRGFIPPDATLSHLYTGSPLVSLLPPATLLVPFPLVVPLPVPLPIPIPIPPFPDSRANHSMKTSKSTQTITEDIPVCTHNIMSGYDFLQLPTQPPPPASQEEVLDLTVKVVPIQTKQEAQFSFCQDNALDLSMANKSRLEPGKDSKLKHHGRNSTNEESTKLILPVKCPQTRVTGQSNGYSDVGFSMQYGWTTQEHFKNYAIKYSGQNGRVMTPKQIPRVTRSTTDTSVMFCEKLVRPPQGQVLKRRVVKQKRMNSQNINVPPIKKQDLMTFLPSKF